A window from Solanum stenotomum isolate F172 chromosome 7, ASM1918654v1, whole genome shotgun sequence encodes these proteins:
- the LOC125871035 gene encoding uncharacterized protein LOC125871035 codes for MDESNYYFMNRGHIPAFGSWDCNNDFPIPFTQCFESARQAGLLRYSYSDDRDLYVAGDLYQNDILTPAMIVVPRRKRKASITNEGVGKARKEGWVVCNCEYDEEKRDTSTVPPSPPPPRRAPKAVDEDLYKISPQLLHSKPTRKGVRGFFSSCLLPTCAS; via the exons ATGGAT GAGAGCaattattacttcatgaatagGGGCCACATTCCTGCATTTGGTAGCTGGGACTGTAACAATGATTTCCCAATTCCTTTCACTCAGTGCTTTGAATCTGCTAGACAAGCTGGGTTGCTCAGATACAGCTACTCTGATGACCGTGATTTGTATGTCGCCGGAGATCTATACCAGAATGATATCCTCACTCCAGCCATGATCGTCGTCCCTCGTCGTAAG AGAAAAGCAAGTATTACTAATGAAGGTGTTGGAAAAGCAAGAAAAGAGGGGTGGGTGGTGTGCAATTGTGAATATGATGAAGAGAAAAGAGACACAAGCACTGTTCCACCATCTCCACCTCCACCTAGAAGAGCACCCAAAGCAGTAGATGAAGATCTCTACAAGATTTCCCCTCAATTGCTCCACTCTAAGCCTACAAGG AAAGGTGTTAGGGGATTCTTTTCGAGCTGCTTGCTGCCAACTTGTGCTTCTTGA